In one window of Leguminivora glycinivorella isolate SPB_JAAS2020 chromosome 10, LegGlyc_1.1, whole genome shotgun sequence DNA:
- the LOC125230266 gene encoding uncharacterized protein LOC125230266 isoform X2: MMCHSRLGAVWVLLAAAAAVELYDFSPEVDSEIMYQDTNDIDTGPLRPLHPDDTDTTRLNELLLFKLIKSHLRGLRTDHRMHKDAPTGDIPMLGDSNSNLVKRFFSNVRPQQRWKSKKGKVIGSQMVCYFKLCAFRNPA, translated from the exons ATGATGTGCCACAGCCGACTCGGTGCCGTGTGGGTGTTACTGGCAGCCGCTGCGGCCGTGGAACTGTACGACTTTTCGCCAGAAGTCGACAGCGAGATAATGTACCAG GACACCAACGATATAGACACGGGCCCGCTACGACCCCTTCATCCGGACGACACGGATACGACACGACTGAATGAATTGCTGCTGTTCAAACTGATCAAGTCACATCTGCGGGGGTTACGGACGGATCACAG AATGCATAAAGACGCGCCTACCGGGGACATTCCAATGCTTGGTGACTCCAACTCGAATTTGGTCAAAAGATTTTTCTCAAACGTCAGGCCGCAGCAGCGGTGGAAATCTAAGAAAGGGAAGGTCATAG GATCGCAAATGGTGTGCTACTTCAAGCTGTGTGCGTTTAGAAATCCCGCTTAA
- the LOC125230266 gene encoding uncharacterized protein LOC125230266 isoform X1, which yields MMMTKMPIHCVSEMMCHSRLGAVWVLLAAAAAVELYDFSPEVDSEIMYQDTNDIDTGPLRPLHPDDTDTTRLNELLLFKLIKSHLRGLRTDHRMHKDAPTGDIPMLGDSNSNLVKRFFSNVRPQQRWKSKKGKVIGSQMVCYFKLCAFRNPA from the exons atgatgatgactaagATGCCTATCCATTGTGTTTCAGAAATGATGTGCCACAGCCGACTCGGTGCCGTGTGGGTGTTACTGGCAGCCGCTGCGGCCGTGGAACTGTACGACTTTTCGCCAGAAGTCGACAGCGAGATAATGTACCAG GACACCAACGATATAGACACGGGCCCGCTACGACCCCTTCATCCGGACGACACGGATACGACACGACTGAATGAATTGCTGCTGTTCAAACTGATCAAGTCACATCTGCGGGGGTTACGGACGGATCACAG AATGCATAAAGACGCGCCTACCGGGGACATTCCAATGCTTGGTGACTCCAACTCGAATTTGGTCAAAAGATTTTTCTCAAACGTCAGGCCGCAGCAGCGGTGGAAATCTAAGAAAGGGAAGGTCATAG GATCGCAAATGGTGTGCTACTTCAAGCTGTGTGCGTTTAGAAATCCCGCTTAA